The Christiangramia forsetii KT0803 DNA segment GAAAAGGGAATAGTGTATTTTTACCTGATTGGTGGCCGCTCGAGGGTTTTAATGTAAGTGTTCAGAAATCTACCTATAAGCTAACTAATAATACTGAAATTCCAGTTCGTTTTTCTGAGCGAAATCTGGATAGTCTGGATATAATTTCCGCCAACTCTAACCTGGAACTTGAGTATTCAGCGAGAAACATACCTGCTATTACTTATGAACCCTTAAGTCCTTCCTTAGAGAGTTTTGCTCCAAGATTACTTGTTGCGCTGGAAGAATATGAGCTTGAAGGAATTCGTGGAAAATCTACCGATTGGGAAAATTTTGGAAAATGGCAATATGATAATCTGGTAGCCGGAAGAGATGTTTTACCAGACGCAATCGTTAGTAAAATGTCAAATCTCACCAAAAGCGCTGAGACCATCGAGGAAAAAGCCAGGATCATCTATAATTATGTTCAGAATAATACAAGATATATAGCCGTAATGCTAGGGATAGGAGGATGGAAACCCTATACGGCGGCAGAGGTTGACAGGCTGGGATATGGTGATTGTAAGGGATTGAGTAATTACACTATGGCCCTGCTGGCTTCCCAGGGGATAGAGTCTAATTATACGGTTGTTTATGGTGGAACAAAACGGGATATAGATCCTGATTTCACCAAAATGCAGGGTAATCACATTATTTTAAGTATTCCACAAGAGAATAAGGAAGATATCTGGTTAGAATGTACAAGCCAGGACACTCCGTTTAATTATTTAGGAGATTTTACAGACAACCGGTTCGTTTTAAAATTGAAACCCGAAGGCGGAGAGATCGTTAAAACTAAGAGATACTCGGCAGATGAAAATCTTCAGACTGCAAATACATTAGTAGTTCTTAAAGAGGATGGTGGTTTTGATGCTGAAATTAAAAGAACAAGTTACGGTGTGCCTTACGGAGATATCTATCTAATAGAAAATCAAATTGAAAAGGAGCAAAAAAGATATTACCGGGAAGAATTTTCTTATCTCCAGAATATAAATTTTGAAAAAATAAATTTTAGTAACGATAAGCGCAAAATAGAATTTGTAGAGAACTTAGAATTTAGTGGTGCTCATCTTTGTAGTAAGGCAGGAAATAGGCTTTTATTGCCTTTAAATTTTTTGAAAGAATTCAATTTAAAAGTGGACAGGGTTCAAAATAGAAAGAATAACCTAAAGATTGAAAGAGGTAAAACTTATAAGAATGAAATTAGTTATCAGCTTCCGGTAAATTATTCTATTGAAGCTTTACCAAAATCTCAAAAGCTGAAAACAGAATTTGGAGAATTGATATTCAATATTAATAAGGTTGAAAAAGAAGGAAAAACTTATATAGTTGTGGATCGTTATTTGAAAATGGAAGAAGGGGAGTGGCTACCTGAAAAATTTGAAAATTTTAGAGAATTTATAAATAAAGTACACAGCATTAATAATCAAAAAGCGGTGATAATAGCCAATACCAAAACCTAAATTTATGAGAAGATTTTTATTAGTTCTTTCAATATTGACAATAGTTCAAGCGAATGCTCAAAATTTTAAGTTCGGTAAAGTTTCAAAAGAAGAAATTAGCGAAAAGGAACATCCCGGTAATAAAGAAGCAAATGCAGCAGTGCTTTACCGAGGGCAGAGAGTTTATTATGACTTTAGTGAGCAGGAGGGTTTGCAGCTTGTCACCGAAATACACGAAAGGATCAAGATCTATAATAAGGAAGGCTTTGATTGGGCAACAAAGGAAATAAAAAAATATAAGAGCAAAACAGATGAAGCAAGTCTGATCCAGTTAAAAGGATATACTTATAATTTAATAGATGGTAAGGTAGAAGAAGAAAAGCTTAGAAATGATGAAATTTTTGAGGAAGACTACTCCAGGTACAATGAAGTGACTAAGTTTACTATGCCTGCCGTAAAAGAAGGCAGTGTAATTGAGTATATCTATAAAATTAAATCACCTTTTCTGGGTTCCATTGGGAAGACATCTTTGCAATATCTCATACCGTTAAATAAATTGGAATTAGAGGTGAAAATCCCCGAATTTTTCGCTTTTAGCCTGTATTTTAATTTGAGATCTCCTTTAGATTTTGACCTTGAGGAAGGCAAGGATAATTTTAGTTATACATATTCCAGCAGTGAGCGTAGTGGGTTTTATGTCACTAAAAACTCCTTTTCTAATAATAGAGTTGAATATATGCAGAATGTGTATTCAATAAATCAAACGAATATTCCCGCTTTAAAAGAAGAATCCCATGTAGATAATTTACAAAATTATGCAGCATTTATAGATTGGGAACTCATGTTTACTAAGTTCCCTAATTCTACGATAGAGAAT contains these protein-coding regions:
- a CDS encoding DUF3857 domain-containing protein, yielding MNKLFLVCFLGFIANLHSQENYLLSDIDLKMLIDANALVRENTLHLEINDVDNIEITTRRVVTVFNESGEHYIDAYENYDDEVSILDQEAIIYNAKGEEIKKIKKRDFKDQSNFQNFVLFSDNRISYLDYTPRSYPYTVEYTSKIRKGNSVFLPDWWPLEGFNVSVQKSTYKLTNNTEIPVRFSERNLDSLDIISANSNLELEYSARNIPAITYEPLSPSLESFAPRLLVALEEYELEGIRGKSTDWENFGKWQYDNLVAGRDVLPDAIVSKMSNLTKSAETIEEKARIIYNYVQNNTRYIAVMLGIGGWKPYTAAEVDRLGYGDCKGLSNYTMALLASQGIESNYTVVYGGTKRDIDPDFTKMQGNHIILSIPQENKEDIWLECTSQDTPFNYLGDFTDNRFVLKLKPEGGEIVKTKRYSADENLQTANTLVVLKEDGGFDAEIKRTSYGVPYGDIYLIENQIEKEQKRYYREEFSYLQNINFEKINFSNDKRKIEFVENLEFSGAHLCSKAGNRLLLPLNFLKEFNLKVDRVQNRKNNLKIERGKTYKNEISYQLPVNYSIEALPKSQKLKTEFGELIFNINKVEKEGKTYIVVDRYLKMEEGEWLPEKFENFREFINKVHSINNQKAVIIANTKT